GCTGAGGAAACATctcaaaaacaaacgtctggaaaaGTTTGAACAACTTGGTATGGATCGAATAATTGATTTGCAATTTGGTATTGGCGAAGCTGCTTATCACGTTATCGTTGAACTGTACGATCGTGGAAATATTTTATTAACTGATCATGAACTTACTATCCTCTATATACTGCGTCCGCACCATGAAGGCGAAGAAGTGCGATTTGCTGTTCGCGAAAAGTATCCTTCAAATCGTGCAAAAGAACAGGCCGGCGAGTTAACAGAAAATGATATTGAGACTCTAATTGATAAGGTGACAGGCTGGGACAATTTACGACGACTGTTGATGCCCAAAGTGGATTATGGGCCAGCAATAATTGATCACGTTCTACATAAATACAAATTGGATAATTGTGTGATTGAAAAGAAAGCAGACCCAGACTCTGCTGAAAATAAAAATCAGCCGGTTGAAGATAACATAGGCAAAAAAtctagaaaacaaaagaaaaaagaaggaaaatCAACAAATATGCGACATTTCGATAAAGTGGCAGACATGGGCACACTTATGCAGGCCTTACAAGTAATTTTTGGGGAAGAAATAAATTGTTGAGAGGTTAaattcacttttatataaaatttttttcaggaaGCAGCCATTATTTTTGCACAAGGTCGTACATCCGTACCGAAAGGTTATATTATACAAAAGCGGGAAGAGAAGCCAACTCCGGAAGGTCGTGAATCCAAAGAGGCGTTTTACCAAAACGTCGAATATCATCCTTATTTGTTCTCTCAGTTTGAAGGACAACCAGTATCTGAATTTGCCACATTTATGTTAGCAGTTGATGAATTTTATTCTAAAATGGAGGCACAGAAAATCGATTTAAAAACGTTGCAACAAGAGCGTGACGCGTTGAAAAAACTTTCAAATGTTAAAAAGGACCATGCTCAACGTTTGGAAAATTTAACAAAATCGCAAGAGGTTGATAAGCAAAAAGCCGAATTGATAACATGCAATCAGGAGTTAGTTGACCATGCAATAACAGCTGTGCAAACACTTATTGCTAGTCAAATGTCATGGCCAGACATTGATCAGGTCGTTAAAGAAGCTCAAGCCGATAATGACCCAATAGCAAGTGctatcaaacaattaaaattggAAATTAATCATATTACCCTTCGGCTGTCTGATCCATATAAAGACCTAGAGGAGGATTCTGATGATTCGGAAAGTAAGAACGATGATCATGAGGGGTTGCCAACAATGATTGTAGATGTGGATTTGTCACTATCAGCTTGGGCAAATGCAAGAAAATATTACGATTTGAAGCGCTATGCtgcaaaaaaagaacaaaaaactatAGATGCATCTCAAAAAGCTCTTAAATCAGCTGAACGAAAAACCCAGCAAACATTAAAAGAAGTTCGTATTATATCAACAATAACTAAAGCGCGAAAAGTTTATTGGTTTGAAAAATTCTATTGGTTCATTAGTTCCGAAAATTATTTAGTTATTGGCGGTAGAGATGCACAACAAAACGAACTAATCGTTAAacggtaaataaatattttttcaatgtaAAACTGAATAATTTCTATGTAGAAAATCTGATTATCCACTTAATTTTTAGTTATATGCGACCATCggatatatatgtgcatgctgaGATACAAGGTGCATCGAGTGTTGTTATACGGAATCCATCTGGAGAAGAGGTGCCACCAAAGACATTGTTAGAGGCAGGTACGATGGCAATATCATACAGCGTAGCATGGGATGCCAAAGTTGTGACAAACGCATATTGGGTGCGCAGTGATCAAGTCACTAAGACAGCGCCTTCTGGCGAATACCTTGGCACGGGTAGCTTCATGATACGtggaaagaaaaactttttgccaTCTTGTCATTTAATAATGGGCCTTAGCGTACTATTTAAACTGGAAGATAGTTTTGTTGAACGCCATCGTGGTGAGCGTAAACTCCGAACATACGAGGAGGAACAAGAGGATATGGCAGAACAGGAGCAGCGCATGAAGAAGTTGGGCTTAGAAGATGTAGAAATAGACTTGGAATCTGCAGATCATCCTGATGAGGATTTGGAAGAGATAGACAAATTTGCAAAGGAATCGAGTTCTAATCAATTAGAAAAAATAGAGGAAGCTTATGAAGATACCGATGCACAAGAAAATGAATCCAACTTCCCAGATACTCAAGTAAAAATTGAACACGATACTGGCCGTGTTACAGTACGCACTAATTCCATTGTAGAAAGTTCTGCCAACGTTGACGAGTCGCAACAGGAAACTAAAAGCAAAGATGACAAGCCAAAAGCAGACGAAGAGGAAGAAGCTACTATTATACCTGCAGCTCCATCGCGCAAGAAAcagcaacaaaatgcaaaaaagaGGAAAGAGGAAAAAGAGCGCAAAACACAACAGGAattgcgacaacaacaacaaaatgcagcggagaaagaaacaaaaaatgctTCGCACATGAAACGAGGGCAACGTGGTAAACTAAAGAAGAtgaaaacaaaatacaaagatcaAGATGATGAGGAACGTGAACTGCGAATGATGATACTTAACTCAGCGGGTAAAGATAAAATAAATGTAGCAGACAAAAAAATTGAGGAAGAGGAAAAAATGCAGGCATCAAtcaaagaaaagagaaaaaatgaACGTAAGGATGAACACGTCGCTGGAGCTGAAATCGATGACGGTGATGAATTGCCTTATGGCGCTGACGTTGCCATGTTAGACTCACTTACTGGACAACCGCTTGAAGACGATGAATTATTATTTGTTATTCCTGTGGTTGCGCCTTATCAGGCGCTTCAAAATTACAAGTAAGGAaacacaaattaacaaaaaaattctaaattcttATATGTATACGATTGATTTAGGTTTCGCGTTAAACTGACACCGGGTACGGGTAAGCGTGGACGAGCAGCTAAAATGGCTTTAACTATGTTTTCGAAAGACAAATGTGGCACATCACGCGAGAAAGATTTGTTTAAGAGCATCAAAGAAGAAGCGTTGGCTAGAAATATACCTGGAAAAGTGAAATTATCTGCTCCACAATTACAAAAGTTTAAGAAGTAGCCCAACTTCGGTGTTTGTAAATAATGTTACCTTTTATTTTTGCtacatttaaaaatatacatacgtatgtgcgctatgcaataaaagaatatttaaataGCGTCGGTGGTGGTAAATATTTTTGGAGTATATAATAGGCAAATAAGTGATCAACGCAAATTTAGGAGAGTTTTCCtatctttgtttttttaaattaaattacagtCGTTTTTTTGTACTGCGTTTACCCAGTTCTGTATCCAACTTAGTAATATTTATGTACATTGggtcaattaaaaattattgagTACCTCAAAGCTATCTACAAAACCAAGAAAGTCTGACTGgggaaaatataatttttaatttaaaaatacaaatatatctgAAGAGATATATGCTCTCAAGCCTCAAGCCGCCACTTGAAAAATTAAAaggcaataacaaaaaaaaaaagatataaatatagaGGTCACGGCAATGTTTTAATGCGGAATGTAAAGTCACTTGTAACGATGATGGCTATACTGTAGCGGATGATTTATgattttgttttagtttgaacAGAATACGCAAatcattaatattttcttttttccatTTCTTAAATTCCATACACATAAAATTTGCATTTACATATTTATGCAGTAGTGTACTGACTTTGCGAGATGTTTTCCTCTTTCTCAATTATAAAAATTCTCCCACTCGTGAGTAAATGATACaacgaaattttttttgcttttgtgaAGGTGATTCGTCTAGTTAGTTTTTTGACCAGTAGTTGGCGAAATGAGCACATCATATCAACGTCCAGCATTTTGGCGCGTGCCAGACTACGTAAAAGATGAGGAATATTTCGATCATTATGCGAGTGGCCGAAGAAA
The Eurosta solidaginis isolate ZX-2024a chromosome 5, ASM4086904v1, whole genome shotgun sequence DNA segment above includes these coding regions:
- the Clbn gene encoding ribosome quality control complex subunit NEMF homolog, with protein sequence MKTRFNTYDIVCGVAELQRLVGQRVNQIYDIDNKTYLIRFQGGETKTVLLLESGIRFHTTIFEWPKNVAPSGFSMKLRKHLKNKRLEKFEQLGMDRIIDLQFGIGEAAYHVIVELYDRGNILLTDHELTILYILRPHHEGEEVRFAVREKYPSNRAKEQAGELTENDIETLIDKVTGWDNLRRLLMPKVDYGPAIIDHVLHKYKLDNCVIEKKADPDSAENKNQPVEDNIGKKSRKQKKKEGKSTNMRHFDKVADMGTLMQALQEAAIIFAQGRTSVPKGYIIQKREEKPTPEGRESKEAFYQNVEYHPYLFSQFEGQPVSEFATFMLAVDEFYSKMEAQKIDLKTLQQERDALKKLSNVKKDHAQRLENLTKSQEVDKQKAELITCNQELVDHAITAVQTLIASQMSWPDIDQVVKEAQADNDPIASAIKQLKLEINHITLRLSDPYKDLEEDSDDSESKNDDHEGLPTMIVDVDLSLSAWANARKYYDLKRYAAKKEQKTIDASQKALKSAERKTQQTLKEVRIISTITKARKVYWFEKFYWFISSENYLVIGGRDAQQNELIVKRYMRPSDIYVHAEIQGASSVVIRNPSGEEVPPKTLLEAGTMAISYSVAWDAKVVTNAYWVRSDQVTKTAPSGEYLGTGSFMIRGKKNFLPSCHLIMGLSVLFKLEDSFVERHRGERKLRTYEEEQEDMAEQEQRMKKLGLEDVEIDLESADHPDEDLEEIDKFAKESSSNQLEKIEEAYEDTDAQENESNFPDTQVKIEHDTGRVTVRTNSIVESSANVDESQQETKSKDDKPKADEEEEATIIPAAPSRKKQQQNAKKRKEEKERKTQQELRQQQQNAAEKETKNASHMKRGQRGKLKKMKTKYKDQDDEERELRMMILNSAGKDKINVADKKIEEEEKMQASIKEKRKNERKDEHVAGAEIDDGDELPYGADVAMLDSLTGQPLEDDELLFVIPVVAPYQALQNYKFRVKLTPGTGKRGRAAKMALTMFSKDKCGTSREKDLFKSIKEEALARNIPGKVKLSAPQLQKFKK